One window of the Pseudomonas lurida genome contains the following:
- a CDS encoding GntR family transcriptional regulator has translation MKAVSASASRYAMIHQVMRDAIVNGTARHGLVLLEAPLAELFGTSRVPVRKALDLLHEEGLICRFNGRGYLINPEGLAMEPLRLPLSHAHLGLNGEDELVDTRPLGERIVEEIGAALSTCIAFGHYRLDEQAAADHYGVSRAVVREALMRLRDRGLVEKEPYSQWLAGPLTAREVTEDYELRACLEPEALRQSAPNLDRELLEAMLQRVLDAQQSPHCSLEAIEQIEEDLHQRCLAGLQNRKIAALIRQGQSPMIISRIFYRLLGIGADPAMLAEHRLILELLLHGAVDAAALNLREHLQRARQRMLQRLKVLSVLPEQPLPAYLHKIS, from the coding sequence ATGAAAGCAGTGTCCGCCTCGGCCTCCCGTTACGCGATGATTCACCAAGTGATGCGCGACGCGATCGTCAACGGTACGGCGCGCCACGGCCTGGTCTTATTGGAAGCACCGCTGGCCGAACTGTTCGGCACCAGCCGCGTGCCGGTGCGCAAGGCCCTGGACCTGCTGCACGAAGAGGGGCTGATCTGTCGCTTCAACGGCCGGGGTTACCTGATCAACCCCGAAGGCCTGGCGATGGAGCCACTGCGCCTGCCCTTGAGCCATGCGCACCTGGGGCTCAACGGTGAAGATGAACTGGTGGACACGCGGCCACTGGGCGAGCGCATCGTCGAAGAGATCGGCGCGGCGCTGTCTACCTGCATTGCCTTCGGCCATTACCGCCTGGACGAGCAAGCCGCGGCCGACCACTACGGCGTCAGCCGCGCGGTAGTGCGCGAAGCGTTGATGCGCCTGCGCGACCGTGGCCTGGTGGAAAAGGAACCCTACTCCCAATGGCTGGCGGGGCCCCTGACCGCACGGGAAGTCACCGAAGACTACGAGCTGCGCGCATGCCTGGAGCCCGAAGCCCTGCGCCAGAGCGCGCCCAACCTCGACCGCGAGCTGCTTGAAGCCATGTTGCAGCGCGTACTGGATGCCCAGCAAAGCCCCCACTGCAGCCTGGAGGCCATCGAACAGATCGAAGAGGACTTGCACCAACGCTGCCTGGCCGGTTTGCAGAATCGCAAGATCGCCGCGCTGATTCGCCAGGGACAGAGCCCGATGATCATCAGTCGGATTTTCTACCGTTTACTGGGGATTGGCGCTGATCCAGCGATGTTGGCCGAACATCGGTTGATTCTGGAGTTGTTGCTGCACGGCGCGGTGGACGCGGCAGCGTTGAACCTGCGCGAGCATTTGCAGCGTGCACGCCAGCGCATGTTGCAGCGTTTGAAGGTGCTTTCAGTACTGCCCGAACAGCCACTTCCCGCCTATTTGCACAAAATCAGCTGA
- a CDS encoding amidase, translating into MSDATSMAEDFASGRSDPVQALEQALEKASQTPAVFISLTAGRARREAEAAAARWRAGQPLSVFDGVPLAWKDLFDVAGSITTAGAAYRRNAPAALLDAPTVGLLCRAGMVSVGKTNLSELAYSGLGLNPHFGTPHNPHGADEPRIPGGSSSGSAVAVAAAVVPIAMGTDTAGSIRIPAALNGLVGYRSSSRRYSRDGVFPLAHTLDSLGPLTRSVRDALAIDDLLHGRAQTHRARSLKGQRFVLAQQDAEPAVRNNLLRAVEQLKAQGALIEERDCPTFQATLDLIKQHGWLGAFEAFALHEALLDSPDAEQLDPRVRRRLEAARSLPASQLIHLADARRHLQQQLIQDLDGAVLITPTVAHVAPALAPLEADDDLFVSTNLATLRLTMPGSLLDMPGVTLPSGRDAQGLPTGLLLSAPVGEDARLLRAALSVETVLNV; encoded by the coding sequence ATGTCAGACGCCACATCAATGGCCGAGGATTTCGCCAGCGGTCGCAGCGACCCCGTGCAAGCACTCGAACAGGCACTCGAAAAAGCCAGCCAGACCCCGGCAGTCTTTATCAGCCTGACCGCTGGACGCGCGCGCCGCGAAGCTGAAGCCGCCGCTGCGCGCTGGCGTGCTGGCCAGCCATTGAGCGTGTTCGATGGCGTGCCGCTGGCCTGGAAGGACCTGTTCGATGTAGCCGGCAGCATCACCACGGCGGGCGCCGCCTATCGCCGCAACGCTCCCGCTGCATTGCTTGATGCGCCCACTGTCGGCCTGTTGTGCCGTGCCGGGATGGTCAGTGTCGGCAAGACCAACCTCAGCGAACTGGCGTATTCCGGCCTGGGCCTGAACCCGCATTTCGGCACGCCGCACAATCCCCATGGCGCAGACGAACCGCGCATCCCGGGTGGCTCGTCGTCGGGCTCGGCGGTGGCCGTTGCCGCCGCTGTCGTGCCGATCGCCATGGGCACTGACACGGCGGGTTCGATCCGCATTCCGGCGGCCCTCAATGGCTTGGTAGGTTACCGCAGCAGCAGCCGACGCTACAGCCGCGACGGGGTCTTCCCGCTGGCCCATACCCTCGACAGCCTCGGCCCGCTGACCCGCAGCGTGCGGGATGCGTTGGCCATCGACGATCTGTTGCACGGCCGTGCCCAAACCCACCGCGCCCGCAGCCTCAAGGGCCAGCGCTTTGTGTTGGCACAACAGGACGCCGAACCCGCTGTGCGCAACAATCTGTTGCGCGCCGTGGAGCAACTCAAGGCCCAGGGCGCACTGATCGAAGAGCGCGACTGCCCGACTTTCCAGGCGACGCTGGATCTGATCAAACAGCACGGCTGGCTCGGCGCTTTTGAAGCCTTCGCCCTGCATGAAGCGCTGCTCGACAGCCCCGACGCCGAACAACTCGACCCCCGCGTACGCCGCCGCCTTGAAGCCGCGCGCTCACTGCCGGCCAGCCAGCTCATCCACCTGGCCGACGCCCGCCGCCACCTGCAACAACAACTGATCCAAGACCTCGACGGTGCCGTCCTTATCACCCCCACCGTCGCCCACGTCGCACCGGCGTTGGCGCCGCTGGAAGCCGACGACGACCTGTTCGTCAGCACCAACCTCGCCACCCTGCGCCTGACGATGCCCGGCAGTTTGCTCGACATGCCCGGCGTCACCCTGCCCAGCGGCCGCGATGCCCAGGGCCTGCCCACCGGGTTGCTGCTCAGCGCCCCGGTGGGAGAAGACGCACGCCTGCTGCGCGCGGCGCTGTCCGTCGAAACCGTACTTAACGTTTAA
- a CDS encoding polysaccharide deacetylase family protein, with amino-acid sequence MAKDILCAFGVDVDAVAGWLGSYGGEDSPDDISRGLFAGEVGAPRLLKLFERYGLRTTWFIPGHSMETFPEQMKAVADAGHEIGVHGYSHENPIAMTAEQEEIVLDKSIELITQVTGKRPTGYVAPWWEFSKVTNELLLKKGIKYDHSLMHNDFHPYYVRKGDSWTKIDYSQHPDTWMKPLVRGEETDLVEIPANWYLDDLPPMMFIKKAPNSHGFVNPRHLEEMWRDQFDWVYREHEHAVFTMTIHPDVSGRPQVLLMLERLIEHIQSHAGVRFVTFDEIADDFIRRQPRS; translated from the coding sequence ATGGCTAAAGACATCCTCTGTGCATTTGGCGTCGACGTCGATGCCGTCGCCGGCTGGCTCGGTTCCTACGGCGGCGAAGACTCGCCGGACGATATCTCCCGGGGCCTGTTCGCCGGTGAAGTCGGCGCGCCGCGCCTGCTCAAACTGTTCGAACGCTACGGCCTGCGCACCACCTGGTTTATCCCTGGCCATTCGATGGAAACCTTCCCCGAGCAGATGAAGGCCGTGGCCGACGCCGGTCACGAAATCGGCGTGCATGGCTACAGCCACGAAAACCCCATCGCCATGACCGCCGAGCAGGAAGAAATCGTCCTGGATAAGTCCATCGAGCTGATCACCCAGGTCACCGGCAAGCGCCCCACCGGTTATGTCGCACCGTGGTGGGAATTCAGCAAGGTCACCAACGAGCTGCTGTTGAAAAAAGGCATCAAGTACGACCACAGCCTGATGCACAACGACTTCCACCCCTATTACGTGCGCAAGGGCGACAGCTGGACCAAGATCGACTACAGCCAGCACCCCGACACCTGGATGAAACCCCTGGTGCGTGGCGAAGAGACTGACCTGGTGGAGATCCCGGCCAACTGGTACCTCGACGACCTGCCGCCGATGATGTTCATCAAGAAAGCCCCCAACAGCCACGGCTTCGTCAACCCGCGTCACCTGGAAGAAATGTGGCGCGACCAGTTCGACTGGGTCTACCGCGAACACGAGCACGCGGTGTTCACCATGACCATCCACCCCGATGTCTCCGGCCGCCCGCAAGTGCTGCTGATGCTTGAGCGCCTGATCGAACATATCCAGAGCCATGCCGGCGTGCGCTTCGTCACCTTCGACGAAATCGCCGACGACTTTATCCGCCGCCAACCCCGTAGCTGA
- a CDS encoding MFS transporter, with product MSIYNKLDLTGWKPRQLTSKEVRFATWIAFFAWVFAVYDFILFGTLLPEIGRHFGWGEVEQAEIATWVAVGTAVVAFAIGPVVDKLGRRKGIIFTVAGSALCSALTAIGGAWGKSPLILIRSLGGLGYAEETVNATYLSELYGASEDPRLTKRRGFIYSLVQGGWPVGALIAAGLTALLLPIIGWQGCFIFAAIPAVVIAIMARKLKESPQFQIHQRISELRKSGAVKEAQNVAVTYGVDYDEHSKAGLKAAFRGPARRATLVIGAALLLNWAAIQVFSVLGTSVIVSVHHISFENSLIILVLSNLVGYCGYLSHGWMGDKIGRRNVIGLGWMLGGLAFAGMLFGPSNMPMVVGLYSLGLFFLIGPYSAALFFISESFPTSIRATGGAIIHAMGPIGAVVAGFGATQVLSAGSDWQTAALWFGALPCFLSGALMFAARHVRPETVQ from the coding sequence ATGTCCATCTACAACAAGCTTGACCTGACTGGCTGGAAACCCCGGCAACTGACATCCAAGGAGGTGCGCTTCGCCACCTGGATCGCGTTTTTCGCCTGGGTGTTTGCGGTGTATGACTTCATTCTGTTCGGCACGTTGTTGCCCGAGATCGGCCGGCACTTTGGCTGGGGTGAAGTGGAGCAAGCTGAAATCGCGACCTGGGTGGCGGTGGGCACGGCCGTGGTCGCCTTCGCCATTGGCCCCGTCGTCGATAAGTTGGGGCGGCGCAAAGGCATTATCTTCACCGTGGCCGGCTCTGCGCTTTGCTCGGCGTTGACCGCGATCGGCGGCGCGTGGGGCAAGTCGCCGCTGATTCTGATCCGTTCGTTGGGCGGCCTGGGCTATGCCGAGGAAACCGTCAATGCCACCTACCTGAGCGAGCTGTACGGCGCCTCGGAAGACCCGCGCCTGACCAAGCGTCGTGGCTTTATCTACAGCCTGGTGCAGGGCGGCTGGCCGGTCGGTGCATTGATCGCCGCCGGGTTGACCGCGTTATTGCTGCCGATCATCGGCTGGCAGGGTTGCTTTATCTTCGCCGCGATTCCGGCGGTGGTGATCGCGATCATGGCGCGCAAGCTCAAGGAGAGCCCGCAGTTCCAGATTCACCAGCGCATCAGCGAGCTGCGTAAAAGCGGCGCGGTGAAAGAAGCGCAGAACGTCGCCGTGACCTACGGCGTGGACTACGACGAACACAGCAAGGCCGGTCTCAAGGCCGCCTTCCGTGGCCCGGCCCGCCGCGCCACCCTAGTGATCGGCGCTGCACTGTTGCTCAACTGGGCCGCGATCCAGGTGTTCAGCGTGCTTGGCACTTCGGTGATCGTCAGCGTGCACCACATCTCGTTCGAGAACTCGTTGATCATCCTCGTGCTGTCGAACCTGGTGGGTTACTGCGGCTACCTCAGCCACGGCTGGATGGGCGACAAGATCGGCCGCCGCAACGTGATCGGCCTGGGTTGGATGCTCGGCGGCCTGGCGTTTGCCGGCATGCTGTTTGGCCCGAGCAATATGCCGATGGTGGTCGGGCTGTACAGCCTGGGCCTGTTCTTCCTGATCGGGCCGTACTCGGCGGCGCTGTTCTTTATCAGTGAAAGTTTCCCGACCAGCATCCGCGCCACCGGCGGCGCGATCATCCATGCCATGGGCCCGATCGGTGCGGTGGTCGCAGGTTTTGGTGCGACCCAGGTGTTGTCCGCCGGCAGCGACTGGCAGACCGCCGCGCTGTGGTTCGGTGCACTGCCGTGCTTCCTGTCTGGCGCCCTGATGTTTGCCGCGCGCCATGTGCGCCCGGAAACCGTTCAGTAA
- a CDS encoding SDR family NAD(P)-dependent oxidoreductase: protein MSRKVALITGAASGIGQALAVAYARVGVAVVGGYYPADPHDPHATVRRVEEAGGECLMLPLDVGNTASVDALAAQAVQHFGRLDYAVANAGLLRRAPLLEMTDALWDEMLNVDLTGVMRTFRAATRHMSEGGALVAISSIAGGVYGWQEHSHYAAAKAGVPGLCRSLAVELAPMGIRCNAVIPGLIETPQSLDAKNSLGPEGLAKAARAIPLGRVGRADEVASLVQFLTSEASSYLTGQSIVIDGGLTVRWPD from the coding sequence ATGAGCCGTAAAGTTGCGTTGATTACCGGAGCCGCCAGCGGCATCGGCCAAGCCCTTGCCGTGGCTTATGCCCGCGTTGGCGTGGCCGTGGTGGGCGGGTATTACCCGGCCGATCCTCATGACCCGCATGCCACTGTCCGCCGGGTGGAAGAGGCGGGTGGCGAGTGCCTGATGCTGCCGCTGGACGTGGGCAATACCGCCTCGGTGGACGCCCTGGCCGCGCAGGCGGTACAGCATTTTGGTCGACTTGATTATGCCGTGGCCAATGCGGGCTTGCTGCGCCGCGCACCGCTGCTGGAGATGACTGACGCGCTGTGGGACGAGATGCTGAATGTTGATCTGACGGGGGTGATGCGCACCTTCCGCGCGGCGACTCGGCACATGAGCGAGGGCGGTGCGCTGGTGGCAATTTCATCCATTGCCGGTGGCGTGTATGGCTGGCAGGAACACAGCCATTACGCGGCGGCCAAGGCCGGTGTGCCAGGGTTGTGCCGGTCGCTGGCGGTGGAGTTGGCGCCGATGGGTATCCGTTGCAACGCGGTGATCCCGGGGTTGATCGAGACGCCGCAGTCCCTGGATGCAAAGAACTCGCTGGGGCCGGAAGGCTTGGCGAAAGCGGCGCGGGCCATCCCGCTGGGCCGGGTAGGGCGGGCGGATGAAGTGGCGTCGTTGGTGCAGTTTTTGACCAGTGAGGCGTCGAGCTATTTGACCGGGCAAAGCATCGTCATCGACGGTGGCCTGACCGTACGCTGGCCGGACTGA
- a CDS encoding SDR family NAD(P)-dependent oxidoreductase — protein MPQLPNRRAVITGAGSGIGAAIARAYAAEGARLVLADRNAASLAETAITCRNLGAEVFECLADVGTVEGAQASVDRCVEQFGGIDILVNNAGMLTQARCVDLSIEMWNDMLRVDLTSVFVASQRALPYMLAQRWGRIINVASQLGIKGGAELTHYAAAKAGVIGFTKSLALEVAKDNVLVNAIAPGPIETPLVGGISEDWKRAKAKELPLGRFGLADEVAPVAVLLASEPGGNLFVGQTLGPNSGDVMP, from the coding sequence ATGCCTCAACTTCCTAATCGCCGCGCCGTGATCACCGGCGCCGGCAGCGGCATCGGTGCTGCTATCGCCCGCGCCTACGCCGCCGAAGGCGCGCGCCTGGTGCTGGCCGACCGCAACGCGGCCAGCCTCGCCGAAACCGCGATCACCTGCCGCAACCTGGGCGCCGAGGTGTTCGAATGCCTGGCCGACGTGGGTACCGTCGAGGGCGCCCAGGCCAGTGTCGACCGTTGCGTCGAACAGTTCGGCGGTATCGATATCCTGGTCAACAATGCCGGCATGCTCACCCAGGCGCGCTGCGTCGACCTGAGCATCGAGATGTGGAACGACATGTTGCGTGTCGACCTCACCAGTGTATTCGTCGCCAGCCAGCGCGCCTTGCCGTACATGCTCGCGCAGCGTTGGGGGCGGATCATCAACGTCGCTTCACAGTTGGGTATCAAGGGCGGTGCTGAACTCACCCATTACGCCGCGGCCAAGGCCGGGGTGATCGGCTTTACCAAGTCCCTGGCGCTGGAGGTGGCCAAGGACAATGTGCTGGTCAACGCCATCGCCCCCGGCCCCATCGAGACGCCGTTGGTGGGCGGTATCAGCGAAGACTGGAAACGCGCCAAGGCCAAGGAGCTGCCCCTGGGCCGCTTCGGCCTGGCGGACGAAGTGGCACCGGTTGCGGTGCTGCTGGCCAGCGAGCCGGGGGGCAATTTGTTCGTCGGCCAGACCCTGGGCCCGAACTCCGGCGACGTCATGCCATGA
- a CDS encoding CobW family GTP-binding protein, which produces MSIALNVITGFLGSGKTTLLKRLLQGESLGDTALLINEFGDVGIDHLLVEEVAPDTVLLPSGCVCCSIRGELKDALLGLLQRRERGEIPAFKRVILETTGLADPAPILATLNNDVQLRGRFHIGLVITLVDASHAALQERLHPEWLAQVAAADRLLLSKTDLAGDCAALRAHLQALNAGTPMLDTHDIHSGDQLLLGEGLRSPEPAVEVNRWQLHRTTTATHGDAQVCSLTFDQPLDWVGFGVWLSMLLRCHGERILRVKGLLNVNASNAPIVIHGVQHCLHAPVHLPAWPGSDRRSRLVFILRGLDPALLRRSFDVFSRRFAA; this is translated from the coding sequence ATGAGCATCGCCCTCAACGTCATTACCGGCTTCCTCGGCAGCGGCAAGACCACCTTGCTCAAGCGCCTGCTGCAAGGCGAAAGCCTGGGCGACACCGCGTTGCTGATCAACGAATTCGGCGATGTCGGCATCGACCACCTGCTGGTGGAGGAGGTCGCGCCGGATACGGTGTTGCTGCCCAGCGGCTGCGTGTGCTGTTCGATCCGTGGTGAGTTGAAAGACGCGCTGCTCGGCCTGTTGCAACGCCGCGAGCGCGGTGAAATCCCGGCCTTCAAGCGGGTGATCCTGGAGACCACCGGCCTGGCCGACCCGGCGCCGATCCTCGCTACGTTGAACAACGATGTGCAACTGCGCGGGCGTTTCCATATCGGCCTGGTGATCACCTTGGTCGACGCCAGCCACGCCGCGCTGCAAGAACGCTTGCACCCGGAGTGGTTGGCGCAGGTGGCGGCGGCGGATCGCCTGCTGCTGAGCAAGACCGATCTGGCCGGCGACTGCGCGGCACTGCGCGCGCATTTGCAGGCGCTCAATGCCGGTACGCCGATGCTGGATACCCACGATATCCACAGCGGTGATCAACTGCTGCTCGGTGAAGGCCTGCGCAGTCCCGAACCCGCGGTGGAGGTCAATCGCTGGCAGCTGCATCGCACCACCACGGCCACCCACGGTGATGCGCAAGTGTGCAGCCTGACCTTTGACCAGCCACTGGATTGGGTGGGGTTCGGGGTGTGGTTGTCGATGCTGTTAAGATGCCATGGCGAACGAATCCTTCGTGTCAAAGGGCTGCTCAACGTGAACGCCAGTAACGCTCCCATCGTCATTCATGGTGTGCAGCATTGCCTGCATGCGCCGGTGCATTTGCCTGCGTGGCCGGGCAGTGATCGCCGATCGCGCCTGGTGTTTATCCTGCGCGGACTCGACCCGGCGCTGCTGCGGCGCTCCTTCGACGTGTTCTCGCGGCGGTTCGCGGCATGA
- a CDS encoding ABC transporter substrate-binding protein, with amino-acid sequence MITLRVLGTSVTLLECLRVRAEQELGIRLVYQVHDVEQAQRIAVMQPESYDLYDQWFHNVDFVWPARAIQPIDTRRIALWHEINDLPKRGRLSANDRLGSGSVPSERLFVQHDGSLGSTVTERISMLPLTHNADSFAYRPERLPEGFCHGNESWGWLLDPAWRARTALQSDAAIGALDAALAVQGAGLASFRDIGNMSIEEIDVLADILVRKRKEGHFAAFWSDDEEAAQLMLSPSIDIQSLWSPTLMRLHRAGVKYRLAVPREGYRAWFGGLSLSRHAKGPVLDAAYAYLNWWLSGWPGAVMARQGYYIGNPARSRDHLSSAEWDYWYAGKPAREELSGSDGLPLIDVGEVRDGGSYEQRMGHIAVWNSVMDEHNYLVRRWGDFMRARCL; translated from the coding sequence ATGATCACACTTCGCGTCCTCGGCACCTCGGTCACCCTGCTCGAATGCTTGCGTGTACGCGCCGAACAGGAGTTGGGCATTCGCTTGGTGTACCAGGTGCATGACGTCGAACAGGCCCAGCGTATCGCAGTGATGCAGCCCGAGAGCTACGACCTGTACGACCAGTGGTTTCACAATGTCGACTTCGTGTGGCCAGCCCGTGCGATCCAGCCCATCGACACCCGGCGCATTGCGCTGTGGCACGAGATCAATGACCTGCCCAAGCGCGGGCGCCTGTCGGCCAACGATCGCCTGGGCAGTGGTAGCGTGCCCAGCGAGCGCCTATTCGTGCAACACGATGGCAGCTTGGGCAGCACGGTCACCGAGCGCATCAGCATGCTGCCCCTGACTCACAACGCCGACAGCTTCGCCTACCGACCCGAGCGCCTGCCCGAAGGATTTTGCCACGGCAACGAAAGCTGGGGCTGGCTGCTCGACCCCGCGTGGCGTGCGCGTACCGCCTTGCAAAGCGACGCCGCCATTGGCGCCCTGGACGCCGCATTGGCAGTGCAGGGCGCGGGGCTGGCGAGTTTCAGGGACATCGGCAATATGAGCATCGAAGAGATCGACGTGCTCGCCGACATCCTCGTGCGTAAACGTAAGGAAGGGCACTTCGCGGCGTTCTGGTCCGATGATGAAGAGGCCGCGCAGTTGATGCTGAGCCCGAGCATCGACATCCAGAGCCTGTGGTCGCCGACCTTGATGCGTTTGCATCGCGCCGGGGTGAAATACCGCTTGGCGGTGCCGCGCGAAGGGTACCGGGCGTGGTTTGGTGGGTTGTCCCTTTCCCGGCATGCCAAGGGGCCCGTGCTGGATGCGGCCTATGCCTATTTGAACTGGTGGCTGTCCGGCTGGCCTGGGGCGGTGATGGCGCGGCAGGGGTATTACATCGGTAACCCGGCGCGTAGTCGTGATCACTTGAGCAGCGCGGAGTGGGATTACTGGTATGCCGGCAAACCCGCGCGGGAGGAGTTGTCGGGGAGTGATGGGTTGCCGTTGATTGATGTGGGGGAAGTGCGGGATGGGGGGTCTTATGAACAGCGTATGGGGCATATTGCTGTGTGGAACTCGGTGATGGATGAGCATAATTATCTGGTGCGGCGGTGGGGGGATTTTATGCGGGCGCGTTGTCTTTGA
- a CDS encoding putative bifunctional diguanylate cyclase/phosphodiesterase: MRWRHTFQTRIAGVLALLLLVVVAATYFAVKAATSRAVENQAQVQLQTGSQVFERLLDLRGRRLQYGLDWLTADLPFKRAVAEGKAAAVLAALRRHGTGIRASEVFVLGLDGKVMVSTLSILARGQVFPYDHALRNARRTGLQMLIVAMDGRPYLLVQDEVLDPLPIARIVMGFAMDTLFAHELRSMSNLEVSFLSVQNGNPGPLFSTQPDAYQAAALSLLRDGHVDPEPKFHLFHGQRVLSQVLPLANTDDGDDVRVLLQSPLDHALESFAPLDRQFLGIALAVLLVSLAGALFLARRVSRPLNALVQAAERIGAGDYRTPVRGRSHDEFGLLARAFNAMQSGIAVRERQLAHNALHDPLTGLPNRALAMERLGSAISARRPVVLLYLGIENYRVINEGFGPQGVEEMLREASRCLSMSLLASDTAARITGSEFLLLLENTEIDRAVARADRLYALLTEPQRIGNDELRHEVSIGIAAYPADGQQVEELISRAAIARHDAASLPGHLQIYQQDRDLVHQRQITLIRDLRRAAIEGELFLCYQPKLDLKHGYVRQAEALLRWQHPTLGQVSPAEFIPLAERTGSMGSLTLWVIEEAIRQIAEWAQRGMLIQLSVNISVDDLADNDLAIRVTTLLMQYQVEAEQLIFEITESAIMHNPQQALSVLEQLRNCGISLSVDDFGTGYSSLAQLQRLPVQELKIDQSFVRNLNSTSSDGVIVRSTIEMSHNLGLKVVAEGVEFAPSLKLLKQWNCDTAQGYLISRPLNAMAFEMWMRRERSPV, from the coding sequence ATGAGGTGGCGCCACACGTTCCAAACCCGCATCGCCGGGGTGCTGGCGCTGTTGCTGCTGGTCGTCGTCGCCGCCACTTACTTCGCCGTCAAGGCCGCTACTTCCCGCGCCGTGGAAAACCAGGCGCAAGTCCAACTGCAGACCGGCAGCCAAGTCTTCGAACGCCTGCTTGACTTGCGCGGGCGTCGCCTGCAGTACGGCCTGGACTGGCTGACTGCCGATCTCCCGTTCAAACGGGCCGTGGCCGAAGGCAAGGCGGCGGCGGTTCTTGCCGCGCTGCGTCGCCACGGGACCGGTATCCGCGCCAGTGAAGTGTTCGTGCTGGGCCTGGATGGCAAGGTCATGGTCAGCACCTTGTCTATCCTTGCACGTGGCCAGGTGTTCCCCTACGACCATGCCTTGCGCAACGCGCGGCGTACAGGGCTGCAGATGCTGATCGTGGCGATGGATGGACGCCCCTATTTGCTGGTGCAGGATGAGGTGCTCGACCCGCTGCCCATCGCCCGCATTGTCATGGGCTTCGCCATGGACACACTGTTCGCCCATGAGCTGCGCTCCATGAGCAACCTGGAGGTGTCGTTCCTCAGTGTGCAAAACGGCAACCCCGGGCCGTTGTTCAGTACCCAGCCGGATGCCTACCAGGCCGCTGCCCTGAGTCTGTTGCGCGACGGCCACGTCGACCCCGAACCGAAGTTCCATCTGTTCCATGGCCAGCGGGTGCTCAGCCAGGTACTGCCGCTGGCCAACACCGACGATGGCGACGACGTGCGGGTGTTGCTGCAAAGCCCGCTCGACCACGCCCTGGAATCCTTTGCACCGCTGGACCGGCAGTTCCTCGGGATTGCCCTGGCGGTGCTGCTGGTGTCCCTGGCCGGTGCGCTGTTTCTGGCGCGACGGGTGTCGCGCCCGCTCAATGCCCTGGTGCAGGCGGCTGAGCGCATCGGTGCCGGTGACTACCGCACGCCGGTGCGGGGGCGCAGCCACGATGAATTCGGGCTGCTGGCCCGTGCTTTCAACGCCATGCAAAGCGGGATTGCCGTGCGCGAGCGACAACTGGCGCACAACGCGCTGCACGATCCGCTCACCGGCCTGCCCAACCGTGCGCTGGCCATGGAACGCCTGGGCAGTGCGATCAGTGCGCGGCGGCCGGTGGTATTGCTGTACCTGGGGATCGAGAACTACCGGGTGATCAACGAAGGTTTCGGGCCACAAGGCGTAGAAGAAATGCTGCGCGAAGCCAGCCGCTGCCTGTCCATGAGCCTGTTGGCCAGCGACACGGCGGCGCGCATTACCGGCAGCGAGTTCCTGCTATTGCTCGAGAATACCGAGATCGACCGCGCCGTGGCCCGTGCCGACCGCCTCTACGCACTGCTCACCGAGCCCCAGCGCATCGGCAATGACGAATTGCGCCACGAAGTGAGCATCGGTATTGCCGCGTACCCCGCCGATGGCCAGCAGGTAGAAGAGTTGATCAGCCGCGCCGCCATCGCCCGGCATGACGCCGCTAGCCTGCCGGGGCATTTGCAGATCTACCAGCAGGACCGCGACCTGGTGCATCAGCGCCAGATCACCCTTATCCGAGACTTGCGACGTGCGGCCATCGAGGGTGAGTTATTCCTGTGCTACCAGCCCAAGCTCGACCTCAAGCACGGCTATGTCCGCCAGGCCGAAGCGTTGTTGCGCTGGCAGCACCCAACGCTGGGGCAGGTGTCTCCAGCCGAATTCATCCCGCTGGCCGAACGCACCGGCAGTATGGGCAGCCTGACCCTGTGGGTGATCGAAGAAGCTATCCGCCAGATCGCCGAGTGGGCGCAGCGTGGCATGCTGATCCAGCTGTCGGTGAATATTTCGGTGGACGACCTGGCCGACAATGACTTGGCGATTCGCGTCACCACATTGTTGATGCAGTATCAGGTGGAGGCCGAGCAACTGATTTTCGAAATCACCGAAAGCGCGATCATGCACAACCCGCAACAAGCGCTCAGCGTGCTGGAGCAACTGCGCAACTGTGGCATCAGCCTGTCGGTGGATGACTTCGGCACCGGTTATTCCTCGCTGGCCCAATTGCAGCGTTTGCCGGTGCAGGAATTGAAGATCGACCAGTCTTTCGTGCGCAACCTCAACAGCACCAGCAGCGACGGGGTGATCGTGCGTTCCACCATCGAGATGAGCCACAACCTGGGCCTCAAGGTGGTAGCCGAAGGCGTCGAGTTTGCCCCCAGCCTCAAGCTGCTCAAACAGTGGAATTGCGACACCGCCCAGGGCTACCTGATCAGTCGGCCGTTGAACGCGATGGCGTTCGAGATGTGGATGCGCCGCGAGCGCTCACCCGTCTGA